In Camelina sativa cultivar DH55 chromosome 16, Cs, whole genome shotgun sequence, a single window of DNA contains:
- the LOC104752071 gene encoding uncharacterized protein At2g24330 isoform X1 produces the protein MAVEENEQKGTVVVESGGEKNDSAVVNSGEKKKKETKRKGWFSRIWNGIFRVRGDDFEKRLKNISKEEVTVRNRMKRRSITRRNFIRNLIAFSVIFEIIAVAYAIITTRNDDMDWKLRSFRILPMFVLPALASLAYSSFVGFWRMCDRRDQHTLEKLQAEMLGKINELKERTNYYITQQLIQRYDPDPAAKAAAATVLASKLGAESGLKVFVGDESQLDPTSGKRSDMDVKHSRDLRNRRQPNTRHNSAGTTPTHHSDNESNHSGTSERITGTEQNQQMVFEHYNPQGYAAHDGSWISRIAALLVGEDPTQSYALICGNCRMHNGLARKEDFQYITYYCPHCRALNKPKHSEEHSLKAPADTLPTVSPKPVENEVINSSSSTSERGNSPIPLLNTPDIVDVVPETAESETPN, from the exons ATGGCGGTGGAAGAGAATGAGCAAAAAGGAACGGTGGTGGTTGAGAGCGGCGGTGAGAAGAATGATTCCGCCGTTGTAAACTCcggcgagaagaagaagaaagagacgaaGCGGAAGGGTTGGTTCTCGCGTATTTGGAATGGGATTTTTAGGGTTAGAGGCGACGATTTCGAGAAGAGACTTAAGAACATCTCAAAGGAAGAAGTGACTGTTCGGAATAGAATGAAGCGTAGATCAATTACGAGGAGGAACTTCATTAGAAACCTCATCGCTTTCTCTGTCATCTTTGAG ATAATTGCAGTGGCTTATGCAATCATAACTACAAGGAATGACGATATGGATTGGAAACTGAGGAGCTTCAGGATCTTGCCTATGTTTGTTTTACCTGCTCTTGCTTCTCTTGCTTATTCGTCATTTGTTGGCTTTTGGAGGATGT GTGACCGCAGAGATCAACATACCTTGGAAAAGCTTCAAGCAGAGATGCTTGGGAAGATCAATGAGTTAAAAGAGAGGACCAATTATTATATTACTCAGCAACTTATTCAG AGGTATGACCCTGACCCAGCTGCAAAGGCAGCTGCTGCAACTGTTCTGGCATCCAAGTTGGGTGCTGAGTCAGGCTTAAAAGTATTTGTAGGAGATGAATCCCAACTTGACCCCACCTCAGGCAAGAGAAGTGACATGGATGTCAAACACTCACGAGATCTTAGGAACCGAAGACAACCAAATACACGACACAATAGTGCTGGGACCACTCCAACACATCATTCTGATAATGAGTCTAACCATTCGGGGACAAGCGAAAGAATCACGGGCACAGAGCAAAACCAACAGATGGTGTTTGAGCATTATAATCCTCAGGGATATGCTGCTCATGATGGTAGCTGGATCTCACGCATTGCAGCTCTCCTTGTAGGTGAAGATCCAACACAGTCATATGCACTCATCTGTGGAAACTGCCGTATGCATAACG GACTCGCCCGGAAAGAGGACTTCCAGTACATTACTTACTACTGTCCTCATTGTCGAGCTCTGAACAAGCCGAAACATTCAGAAGAGCATTCACTTAAAGCTCCTGCTGATACACTTCCTACAGTTTCTCCTAAGCCAGTGGAAAATGAAGTGATCAACAGCAGTAGCTCGACTAGCGAACGCGGGAACAGTCCAATCCCTTTGTTAAACACTCCAGATATTGTGGACGTTGTCCCCGAAACAGCTGAGAGCGAGACACCGAACTGA
- the LOC109124575 gene encoding serine/threonine-protein kinase HT1-like yields MLEGAKFNVLAVGNHQNNDNHYYAFTQEFYQKLNEGSNMSMESMQTSNAGGSVSMSVDNSSVGSSDALIGHPGLKPLRHVYSLSVGQSVFRPGRVTHALNDDALAQALMDNRYPTEGLANYEEWTIDLRSLNMGPAFAQGAFGKLYKGTYNGEDVAIKILERPDNSLEKAQFMEQQFQQEVSMLANLKHPNIVRFIGACRKPMVWCIVTEYAKGGSVRQFLTKRQNRAVPLKLAVKQALDVARGMAYVHGRNFIHRDLKSDNLLISADKSIKIADFGVARIEVQTEGMTPETGTYRWMAPEMIQHRAYNQKVDVYSFGIVLWELITGQLPFQNMTAVQAAFAVVNRGVRPTVPNDCLPVLSDIMTRCWDANPEVRPCFVEVVKLLEAAETEIMTTARKARFRCCMSQPMTID; encoded by the exons ATGCTGGAGGGAGCAAAGTTCAACGTGCTGGCTGTTGGGAATCATCAGAACAACGACAACCATTACTATGCTTTTACGCAAGAGTTTTACCAGAAACTTAACGAAGGTTCGAACATGTCCATGGAGAGTATGCAGACGAGTAACGCTGGAGGATCTGTCTCAATGTCTGTGGATAACAGTAGCGTTGGTTCCAGTGATGCTCTCATTGGCCACCCTGGCTTGAAGCCCTTGCGCCATGTCTACTCCCTCTCCGTTGGCCAAAGCGTGTTTCGCCCTGGAAGAGTTACGCATGCGTTGAATGATGACGCCTTGGCTCAAGCACTGATGGATAACAGGTATCCAACTGAAGGGCTGGCTAACTATGAAGAGTGGACGATAGATCTGAGGAGCCTCAACATGGGTCCTGCCTTTGCTCAAGGTGCTTTTGGTAAATTATACAAAGGGACATACAACGGGGAGGATGTAGCCATCAAGATACTTGAGCGGCCGGATAACAGTCTAGAGAAGGCACAGTTCATGGAACAGCAGTTTCAGCAAGAGGTGTCTATGCTTGCTAATTTGAAGCACCCAAACATCGTGAGGTTCATTGGTGCATGTCGCAAGCCAATGGTGTGGTGTATAGTGACTGAATACGCCAAAGGAGGCTCTGTGAGGCAGTTTCTGACTAAGAGACAGAACCGAGCCGTCCCTCTTAAGTTAGCTGTTAAGCAGGCCTTGGATGTTGCTAGGGGTATGGCTTATGTTCATGGACGCAACTTCATACACAGAGATCTCAAGTCCGATAACCTTCTCATCTCAGCTGATAAGTCCATCAAGATTGCAGATTTTGGTGTTGCAAGAATCGAAGTTCAAACTGAAGGAATGACACCAGAAACCGGAACTTACAGATGGATGGCTCC AGAGATGATACAGCATAGAGCCTACAATCAAAAGGTGGATGTGTATAGTTTTGGGATTGTGCTGTGGGAGTTAATCACAGGACAGCTACCGTTCCAGAACATGACAGCTGTACAGGCAGCGTTTGCGGTTGTAAACCGAGGAGTGCGTCCAACAGTTCCAAATGATTGTCTCCCGGTGCTGAGTGATATCATGACTCGATGTTGGGATGCTAATCCAGAAGTCCGACCATGTTTTGTGGAGGTTGTCAAGCTGCTTGAAGCTGCGGAAACTGAGATAATGACGACGGCAAGAAAAGCCCGTTTCAGATGTTGCATGAGCCAGCCTATGACAATCGACTAA
- the LOC104752073 gene encoding uncharacterized protein LOC104752073 isoform X1, whose protein sequence is MMDEEVGALTFPMSRESESASRLKTIISNMLPRFSDDYSDDVFSEYVTVLVCNGKSQSQAREDLDPFLGEKSRGFVACLWELLLKYFSLDKQENLASEPRTGVDFGSHDTLIEQDLSSRKYDDCDQKATVATNSMNEQLISLTAPIEDVEAPVSPKVKKMKMLREEPIDIPCRRARPKEKDRWNSSGYSRKILRSVIVAIKQPCGRNTAKYEKSMDERSRTLQKRPYLPEREIGSQSIPSGGAVSARSLDASSHQETMPRASVWDRLGRASSKRVRDTETPRLPTFGIQAQENKVVQQHVPPFPAAYSEQYSETYQREIPAVDYRHGVKKPKSVTITSSDPHTAYNLSRKRRYGISNANSGEFSSVLQNKEAEPDIEKPSLLSYQSPKSELFSEIKNVKEKLQQLELRINQSKQLKKQKVEEVQRSPQSGELQYQQDVTESRIIHLTNVHYAAKKEAISMFFSSKCGAVENVTIVTDPVTRHPKGTAFVTFATTESVNKAIALSGTMFYSRPIKVASIVIASGVVSAPQIFTGS, encoded by the exons ATGATGGATGAAGAAGTAGGCGCGCTCACATTCCCGATGTCGAGAGAATCGGAGTCCGCTTCTCGACTCAAAACCATAATCTCCAATATGCTTCCTCGCTTCTCCGACGATTACAGCGACGACGTCTTCTCA GAGTATGTTACAGTGCTTGTTTGTAATGGAAAGAGTCAGAGCCAGGCAAGAGAAGATTTGGACCCATTTCTTGGGGAGAAATCTCGGGGATTTGTTGCCTG cttGTGGGAGCTTCTTCTGAAGTATTTCTCTctagataaacaagaaaatttggCTTCTGAACCTAGGACTGGTGTTGACTTTGGCTCTCATGATACTCTAATAGAACAAGATTTAAGCTCCAGAAAGTATGATGATTGTGATCAGAAAGCTACCGTTGCTACTAATTCGATGAAT GAACAGCTGATATCACTTACTGCTCCCATTGAAGACGTTGAGGCTCCTGTATCaccaaaagttaaaaaaatgaagatgtTACGAGAAGAGCCCATTGATATTCCTTGTAGAAGGGCACGACCAAAAGAGAAAGATCGTTGGAACTCATCTGGTTACTCTAGAAAAATACTGCGGTCTGTCATCGTTGCCATTAAACAACCTTGTGGTAGGAATACTGCTAAATATGAAAAG tcCATGGATGAAAGGAGTAGAACTCTACAGAAGCGCCCATACTTGCCAGAAAGAGAAATTGGTTCTCAATCTATTCCTTCAG GAGGAGCTGTGTCTGCAAGATCCCTCGATGCATCTTCGCACCAAGAAACGATGCCTCGTGCTAGTGTTTGGGATCGTTTAGGCCGAGCAAGCTCTAAACGTGTTCGTGACACAGAAACCCCTAGATTGCCTACGTTTGGCATCCAGGCACAGGAGAACAAAGTGGTTCAGCAGCATGTACCACCATTCCCTGCAGCGTATAGTGAACAGTATAGCGAGACATATCAAAGAGAAATTCCTGCAGTTGATTACAGGCACGGAGTTAAGAAACCGAAGAGTGTAACTATCACATCTTCTGACCCTCATACCGCGTACAACCTCAGTAGAAAGAGGCGTTATGGCATCAGCAACGCCAATTCAGGAGAGTTTAGTAGTGTTCTCCAAAATAAAGAAGCTGAACCGGATATTGAAAAGCCAAGCCTGCTCTCCTATCAGTCCCCAAAGTCAGAGCTTTTTTCA GAAATAAAGAACGTGAAAGAAAAGCTGCAACAACTAGAACTCCgaattaatcaatcaaagcagTTGAAGAAGCAGAAAGTTGAAGAAGTCCAACGCTCACCACAATCTG GCGAGTTGCAATATCAGCAAGATGTCACAGAATCAAGAATCATACATCTTACCAAC GTACACTATGCAGCAAAGAAAGAAGCTATATCAATGTTCTTTAGTAGCAAGTGTGGAGCTGTCGAAAACGTTACAATAGTAACTGATCCAGTAACTCGGCATCCAAAGGG TACTGCTTTTGTGACTTTTGCTACAACGGAGTCAGTTAACAAAGCAATAGCTCTGAGCGGCACAATGTTCTATTCAAGGCCCATCAAG GTTGCAAGCATCGTGATAGCTTCTGGAGTAGTTTCAGCACCACAGATTTTTACTGGCAGTTAA
- the LOC104752071 gene encoding uncharacterized protein At2g24330 isoform X2 produces MAVEENEQKGTVVVESGGEKNDSAVVNSGEKKKKETKRKGWFSRIWNGIFRVRGDDFEKRLKNISKEEVTVRNRMKRRSITRRNFIRNLIAFSVIFEIIAVAYAIITTRNDDMDWKLRSFRILPMFVLPALASLAYSSFVGFWRMCDRRDQHTLEKLQAEMLGKINELKERTNYYITQQLIQRYDPDPAAKAAAATVLASKLGAESGLKVFVGDESQLDPTSGKRSDMDVKHSRDLRNRRQPNTRHNSAGTTPTHHSDNESNHSGTSERITGTEQNQQMVFEHYNPQGYAAHDGSWISRIAALLVGEDPTQSYALICGNCRMHNGLARKEDFQYITYYCPHCRALNKPKHSEEHSLKAPADTLPTVSPKPVENEVINSSSSTSERGNSSIPLLNTPDIVDVVPETAKSETPN; encoded by the exons ATGGCGGTGGAAGAGAATGAGCAAAAAGGAACGGTGGTGGTTGAGAGCGGCGGTGAGAAGAATGATTCCGCCGTTGTAAACTCcggcgagaagaagaagaaagagacgaaGCGGAAGGGTTGGTTCTCGCGTATTTGGAATGGGATTTTTAGGGTTAGAGGCGACGATTTCGAGAAGAGACTTAAGAACATCTCAAAGGAAGAAGTGACTGTTCGGAATAGAATGAAGCGTAGATCAATTACGAGGAGGAACTTCATTAGAAACCTCATCGCTTTCTCTGTCATCTTTGAG ATAATTGCAGTGGCTTATGCAATCATAACTACAAGGAATGACGATATGGATTGGAAACTGAGGAGCTTCAGGATCTTGCCTATGTTTGTTTTACCTGCTCTTGCTTCTCTTGCTTATTCGTCATTTGTTGGCTTTTGGAGGATGT GTGACCGCAGAGATCAACATACCTTGGAAAAGCTTCAAGCAGAGATGCTTGGGAAGATCAATGAGTTAAAAGAGAGGACCAATTATTATATTACTCAGCAACTTATTCAG AGGTATGACCCTGACCCAGCTGCAAAGGCAGCTGCTGCAACTGTTCTGGCATCCAAGTTGGGTGCTGAGTCAGGCTTAAAAGTATTTGTAGGAGATGAATCCCAACTTGACCCCACCTCAGGCAAGAGAAGTGACATGGATGTCAAACACTCACGAGATCTTAGGAACCGAAGACAACCAAATACACGACACAATAGTGCTGGGACCACTCCAACACATCATTCTGATAATGAGTCTAACCATTCGGGGACAAGCGAAAGAATCACGGGCACAGAGCAAAACCAACAGATGGTGTTTGAGCATTATAATCCTCAGGGATATGCTGCTCATGATGGTAGCTGGATCTCACGCATTGCAGCTCTCCTTGTAGGTGAAGATCCAACACAGTCATATGCACTCATCTGTGGAAACTGCCGTATGCATAACG GACTCGCCCGGAAAGAGGACTTCCAGTACATTACTTACTACTGTCCTCATTGTCGAGCTCTGAACAAGCCGAAACATTCAGAAGAGCATTCACTTAAAGCTCCTGC CGATACACTTCCTACAGTTTCTCCTAAGCCAGTGGAAAATGAAGTGATCAATAGCAGTAGCTCGACTAGTGAACGCGGAAACAGTTCAATCCCTTTATTAAACACTCCAGATATTGTGGACGTTGTCCCCGAAACAGCTAAGAGCGAGACACCGAACTGA
- the LOC104752073 gene encoding uncharacterized protein LOC104752073 isoform X2 — MMDEEVGALTFPMSRESESASRLKTIISNMLPRFSDDYSDDVFSEYVTVLVCNGKSQSQAREDLDPFLGEKSRGFVACLWELLLKYFSLDKQENLASEPRTGVDFGSHDTLIEQDLSSRKYDDCDQKATVATNSMNLISLTAPIEDVEAPVSPKVKKMKMLREEPIDIPCRRARPKEKDRWNSSGYSRKILRSVIVAIKQPCGRNTAKYEKSMDERSRTLQKRPYLPEREIGSQSIPSGGAVSARSLDASSHQETMPRASVWDRLGRASSKRVRDTETPRLPTFGIQAQENKVVQQHVPPFPAAYSEQYSETYQREIPAVDYRHGVKKPKSVTITSSDPHTAYNLSRKRRYGISNANSGEFSSVLQNKEAEPDIEKPSLLSYQSPKSELFSEIKNVKEKLQQLELRINQSKQLKKQKVEEVQRSPQSGELQYQQDVTESRIIHLTNVHYAAKKEAISMFFSSKCGAVENVTIVTDPVTRHPKGTAFVTFATTESVNKAIALSGTMFYSRPIKVASIVIASGVVSAPQIFTGS, encoded by the exons ATGATGGATGAAGAAGTAGGCGCGCTCACATTCCCGATGTCGAGAGAATCGGAGTCCGCTTCTCGACTCAAAACCATAATCTCCAATATGCTTCCTCGCTTCTCCGACGATTACAGCGACGACGTCTTCTCA GAGTATGTTACAGTGCTTGTTTGTAATGGAAAGAGTCAGAGCCAGGCAAGAGAAGATTTGGACCCATTTCTTGGGGAGAAATCTCGGGGATTTGTTGCCTG cttGTGGGAGCTTCTTCTGAAGTATTTCTCTctagataaacaagaaaatttggCTTCTGAACCTAGGACTGGTGTTGACTTTGGCTCTCATGATACTCTAATAGAACAAGATTTAAGCTCCAGAAAGTATGATGATTGTGATCAGAAAGCTACCGTTGCTACTAATTCGATGAAT CTGATATCACTTACTGCTCCCATTGAAGACGTTGAGGCTCCTGTATCaccaaaagttaaaaaaatgaagatgtTACGAGAAGAGCCCATTGATATTCCTTGTAGAAGGGCACGACCAAAAGAGAAAGATCGTTGGAACTCATCTGGTTACTCTAGAAAAATACTGCGGTCTGTCATCGTTGCCATTAAACAACCTTGTGGTAGGAATACTGCTAAATATGAAAAG tcCATGGATGAAAGGAGTAGAACTCTACAGAAGCGCCCATACTTGCCAGAAAGAGAAATTGGTTCTCAATCTATTCCTTCAG GAGGAGCTGTGTCTGCAAGATCCCTCGATGCATCTTCGCACCAAGAAACGATGCCTCGTGCTAGTGTTTGGGATCGTTTAGGCCGAGCAAGCTCTAAACGTGTTCGTGACACAGAAACCCCTAGATTGCCTACGTTTGGCATCCAGGCACAGGAGAACAAAGTGGTTCAGCAGCATGTACCACCATTCCCTGCAGCGTATAGTGAACAGTATAGCGAGACATATCAAAGAGAAATTCCTGCAGTTGATTACAGGCACGGAGTTAAGAAACCGAAGAGTGTAACTATCACATCTTCTGACCCTCATACCGCGTACAACCTCAGTAGAAAGAGGCGTTATGGCATCAGCAACGCCAATTCAGGAGAGTTTAGTAGTGTTCTCCAAAATAAAGAAGCTGAACCGGATATTGAAAAGCCAAGCCTGCTCTCCTATCAGTCCCCAAAGTCAGAGCTTTTTTCA GAAATAAAGAACGTGAAAGAAAAGCTGCAACAACTAGAACTCCgaattaatcaatcaaagcagTTGAAGAAGCAGAAAGTTGAAGAAGTCCAACGCTCACCACAATCTG GCGAGTTGCAATATCAGCAAGATGTCACAGAATCAAGAATCATACATCTTACCAAC GTACACTATGCAGCAAAGAAAGAAGCTATATCAATGTTCTTTAGTAGCAAGTGTGGAGCTGTCGAAAACGTTACAATAGTAACTGATCCAGTAACTCGGCATCCAAAGGG TACTGCTTTTGTGACTTTTGCTACAACGGAGTCAGTTAACAAAGCAATAGCTCTGAGCGGCACAATGTTCTATTCAAGGCCCATCAAG GTTGCAAGCATCGTGATAGCTTCTGGAGTAGTTTCAGCACCACAGATTTTTACTGGCAGTTAA
- the LOC104752073 gene encoding uncharacterized protein LOC104752073 isoform X3, whose translation MNEQLISLTAPIEDVEAPVSPKVKKMKMLREEPIDIPCRRARPKEKDRWNSSGYSRKILRSVIVAIKQPCGRNTAKYEKSMDERSRTLQKRPYLPEREIGSQSIPSGGAVSARSLDASSHQETMPRASVWDRLGRASSKRVRDTETPRLPTFGIQAQENKVVQQHVPPFPAAYSEQYSETYQREIPAVDYRHGVKKPKSVTITSSDPHTAYNLSRKRRYGISNANSGEFSSVLQNKEAEPDIEKPSLLSYQSPKSELFSEIKNVKEKLQQLELRINQSKQLKKQKVEEVQRSPQSGELQYQQDVTESRIIHLTNVHYAAKKEAISMFFSSKCGAVENVTIVTDPVTRHPKGTAFVTFATTESVNKAIALSGTMFYSRPIKVASIVIASGVVSAPQIFTGS comes from the exons ATGAAT GAACAGCTGATATCACTTACTGCTCCCATTGAAGACGTTGAGGCTCCTGTATCaccaaaagttaaaaaaatgaagatgtTACGAGAAGAGCCCATTGATATTCCTTGTAGAAGGGCACGACCAAAAGAGAAAGATCGTTGGAACTCATCTGGTTACTCTAGAAAAATACTGCGGTCTGTCATCGTTGCCATTAAACAACCTTGTGGTAGGAATACTGCTAAATATGAAAAG tcCATGGATGAAAGGAGTAGAACTCTACAGAAGCGCCCATACTTGCCAGAAAGAGAAATTGGTTCTCAATCTATTCCTTCAG GAGGAGCTGTGTCTGCAAGATCCCTCGATGCATCTTCGCACCAAGAAACGATGCCTCGTGCTAGTGTTTGGGATCGTTTAGGCCGAGCAAGCTCTAAACGTGTTCGTGACACAGAAACCCCTAGATTGCCTACGTTTGGCATCCAGGCACAGGAGAACAAAGTGGTTCAGCAGCATGTACCACCATTCCCTGCAGCGTATAGTGAACAGTATAGCGAGACATATCAAAGAGAAATTCCTGCAGTTGATTACAGGCACGGAGTTAAGAAACCGAAGAGTGTAACTATCACATCTTCTGACCCTCATACCGCGTACAACCTCAGTAGAAAGAGGCGTTATGGCATCAGCAACGCCAATTCAGGAGAGTTTAGTAGTGTTCTCCAAAATAAAGAAGCTGAACCGGATATTGAAAAGCCAAGCCTGCTCTCCTATCAGTCCCCAAAGTCAGAGCTTTTTTCA GAAATAAAGAACGTGAAAGAAAAGCTGCAACAACTAGAACTCCgaattaatcaatcaaagcagTTGAAGAAGCAGAAAGTTGAAGAAGTCCAACGCTCACCACAATCTG GCGAGTTGCAATATCAGCAAGATGTCACAGAATCAAGAATCATACATCTTACCAAC GTACACTATGCAGCAAAGAAAGAAGCTATATCAATGTTCTTTAGTAGCAAGTGTGGAGCTGTCGAAAACGTTACAATAGTAACTGATCCAGTAACTCGGCATCCAAAGGG TACTGCTTTTGTGACTTTTGCTACAACGGAGTCAGTTAACAAAGCAATAGCTCTGAGCGGCACAATGTTCTATTCAAGGCCCATCAAG GTTGCAAGCATCGTGATAGCTTCTGGAGTAGTTTCAGCACCACAGATTTTTACTGGCAGTTAA
- the LOC104752076 gene encoding U-box domain-containing protein 52-like, with protein MWLAKNNNVVVKEGGSNGVVAVAIDKDKSSQHALKWAVDHLLQRGQSVILVHVKLRPSPLTNIPSLHASSAKLSQESSLVCRDPEGISKELFLPFRCFCTRKDIQCQDVLLEETDVAKALVEYANQAAIEVLVVGSSNKGGFLRFNKPTDIPGTIIKSAPDFCTVYVISKGKIQTMRSASRSAPISAPLRNPVQPPSLKPPQPMPSTSTNNMRAERRSFESQQRRSIEDQQQRRSTEDHQRRSMEDYHQRRSMEDQSESFKSPFTRRGNGRSYGDLSVPESDISFVSSGRPSIDRIFPSLYDNNDPNRTPPRLSNFSDMDYGSNFDQSSNYGRRSMDMNSPTDMSSGSFESERFSSASQTIDDVEAEMRRLKLELKQTMEMYSTACKEALTAKHKATELQRWKLEEERKLEEARHAEEAALAIAEKEKAKSKAAMEAAEAAQRIAELESKKRVNAEMKALKESEEKTKALTALANSDVRYRKYSIEEIESATEFFAEKYKIGEGGYGPVYKCYLDHTPVAVKVLRPDAAQGRSQFQQEVEVLSCIRHPNMVLLLGACPECGCLVYEFMANGSLEDRLFRLGNSPPLSWQMRYRIAAEIGIGLLFLHQAKPEPLVHRDLKPGNILLDRNFVCKIADVGLARLVPPSVADTVTQYRMTSTAGTFCYIDPEYQQTGMLGVKSDIYSLGIMFLQLITAKPPMGLTHYVERALEKGTLADLLDPAVPDWPMEDTAKFAKLALKCSELRRKDRPDLAKVILPELNRLRTLADESTHSVLVGNSSGPSPTGSQSSLKLEHVSGASISVPQ; from the exons ATGTGGTTGGCAAAGAACAATAACGTGGTAGTCAAGGAAGGAGGATCGAATGGGGTTGTAGCTGTTGCAATAGACAAAGACAAAAGTAGCCAACACGCTCTTAAATGGGCGGTTGATCATTTGCTGCAACGAGGCCAATCTGTAATTCTTGTCCATGTCAAGCTCCGACCTTCTCCATTGACAAATATCCCTTCTCTTCATGCTTCCTCTGCAA AGCTGAGCCAAGAATCTTCATTAGTGTGCAGAGATCCAGAAGGCATTTCCAAAGAGTTGTTCCTTCCTTTCCGTTGCTTCTGCACGCGCAAAGAT ATTCAATGCCAAGATGTGTTGCTTGAGGAGACAGATGTAGCCAAAGCATTGGTAGAATATGCAAACCAAGCCGCCATTGAGGTTTTAGTAGTTGGTTCATCAAACAAAGGTGGCTTTCTTAG GTTCAATAAGCCTACAGATATTCCAGGCACCATAATAAAAAGTGCACCTGATTTTTGCACGGTTTATGTGATATCCAAAGGAAAGATTCAAACAATGAGATCAGCTTCTCGTTCTGCACCTATAAGTGCTCCTTTACGAAATCCAGTTCAACCACCTAGCTTAAAGCCACCTCAACCTATGCCTTCTACTTCCACTAACAATATGCGAG CTGAGAGACGGTCTTTCGAGTCTCAACAACGCAGGTCTATTGAAGATCAACAACAACGTAGGTCCACAGAGGATCATCAACGTAGATCCATGGAGGATTATCATCAACGTAGGTCCATGGAGGATCAATCAGAGTCCTTCAAGTCTCCTTTTACAAGAAGAGGCAATGGGAGATCATACGGAGATCTATCAGTTCCAGAATCAGACATATCATTTGTTAGTTCTGGAAGACCAAGCATTGACCGTATCTTCCCTTCTCTGTATGACAATAATGATCCAAACCGAACTCCTCCTAGGTTGTCTAATTTCTCAGACATGGACTATGGTTCTAACTTTGATCAGTCTTCCAACTACGGAAGGAGATCAATGGATATGAACTCACCTACTGATATGTCATCAGGCTCGTTCGAGAGCGAAAGATTTTCATCCGCCTCTCAAACTATA GATGACGTAGAAGCTGAGATGAGGAGGCTTAAACTGGAGTTAAAGCAGACAATGGAAATGTACAGTACTGCTTGCAAAGAAGCACTCACAGCAAAacataag GCCACTGAGCTTCAGCGTTGGAAGttagaagaagagaggaaactAGAAGAGGCAAGACATGCAGAGGAAGCAGCGTTGGCCAttgcagagaaagagaaagcaaagTCGAAAGCAGCTATGGAGGCAGCTGAAGCAGCTCAAAGGATTGCTGAATTAGAGTCAAAGAAGAGAGTTAATGCGGAAATGAAAGCTCTCAAGGAGTctgaagagaaaacaaaggccCTTACCGCTTTAGCAAACTCGGATGTCAGGTATAGGAAGTATTCCATTGAAGAGATTGAGAGCGCAACAGAGTTTTTTGCTGAGAAATACAAGATTGGAGAAGGTGGTTATGGACCTGTCTACAAATGTTATCTTGATCACACACCAGTTGCTGTTAAAGTTCTTCGTCCGGATGCAGCTCAAGGAAGATCACAATTTCAACAAGAG GTTGAGGTGTTGAGCTGCATTAGGCATCCTAACATGGTTCTACTTCTCGGAGCTTGCCCTGAATGCGGATGTTTAGTATATGAGTTCATGGCAAACGGGAGCTTAGAAGACCGTCTTTTCAGATTAGGAAACAGCCCTCCTCTTTCATGGCAGATGAGGTATAGAATTGCTGCAGAGATCGGAATTGGACTGTTGTTCTTGCACCAGGCTAAACCAGAGCCTTTAGTTCACCGTGATCTCAAACCAGGAAACATCTTACTGGACCGTAACTTTGTCTGTAAAATAGCTGATGTTGGTTTAGCTAGATTAGTCCCTCCATCAGTTGCAGACACGGTAACGCAATACCGCATGACTTCAACTGCTGGCACGTTCTGTTAC ATCGACCCAGAGTACCAACAAACAGGAATGTTGGGTGTAAAATCTGATATTTACTCGCTCGGCATTATGTTTCTACAGTTGATAACAGCAAAACCACCAATGGGTCTAACTCATTATGTTGAGAGAGCACTCGAGAAAGGAACGTTGGCTGATTTACTTGATCCAGCTGTACCTGATTGGCCAATGGAAGACACTGCAAAGTTTGCTAAGTTAGCTCTTAAATGTTCTGAGCTAAGGAGAAAAGACAGACCTGATCTTGCTAAAGTTATATTGCCTGAGCTAAACAGATTAAGAACACTTGCTGATGAATCAACACATTCTGTACTAGTCGGAAATAGCTCCGGACCATCTCCAACCGGTAGCCAAAGTTCTTTGAAATTG GAACATGTGAGTGGTGCTTCTATCTCTGTGCCTCAGTAA